Part of the Leptospira sp. WS92.C1 genome is shown below.
GCAAAGAAAAATTTAGACCAACTTCAGTAAGGTTCAAAATGATTGGAGCTAGTGGCGGATTCAACGGGAATCGGTTTTGAATTCTTATCCTACTGAACGTTTATCTTTTGCTCTACCTTTTTTCCATTTGCGCTTTGTGGAAGCGTGAGTTTCAAAACTCCGTTTTCGTATTTCGCCGCGATTTTTTCCTTGTCTACGACATCGGGAAGATTGAAGGAGCGGGAAAAAGAGGAATAATTGTATTCTCGTTTGCTGTAGTGTTTGTCTTCTTCTTTGGATTCGGTTTTTTTCGTAGCGCTGATCGTCAGTATGTCTCCTTCGAGGTCGATCTTGAAATCCTTTTTATCCAAACCGGGAGCGGCGCACTCCAATTCGTATCCTTCCTTTGTTTTCATAACGTTTACAGCGGGTACATGGCGCACCCAATCCTTTTGCAGGAACTCGTTCCAGTTGTGGAAGAAATGATCCAAGTTATTGATGCTCAAAAAAGGGTCGTGAGTTTTTGCAAGATTGTTCATAAAATTCTCCTTTTGTTTGTATCAAATGTTATCAT
Proteins encoded:
- a CDS encoding Hsp20/alpha crystallin family protein, which translates into the protein MNNLAKTHDPFLSINNLDHFFHNWNEFLQKDWVRHVPAVNVMKTKEGYELECAAPGLDKKDFKIDLEGDILTISATKKTESKEEDKHYSKREYNYSSFSRSFNLPDVVDKEKIAAKYENGVLKLTLPQSANGKKVEQKINVQ